CGTACAGCTCGCCGCGGGCGACCCGGTAGTCGATGCCGAGCACTGTTTCGCCCGCCGCCAGACCCTTCAGTGCGACGTCGGACAGCAGCCGGCCGGGTTGCCCGGCGTTGAAGCTGACCAGATGGTGCGACTGCGTGACCGCGCGGACGATTTCCTTGCGCGGCGTGCCGCCGGTGTCGGGCAGACCGGCGCAGCCGGTCGCGAGCAGGGTGACGCCAATGACTGCAGCGGGAAAAGCGAGAGCATGTTTCATCGTGAGGATCCGTATGTCGTTGTTCGAATGCGCGGCGCCGCGGCGGTGCGATCCGCATGGTTACCGACCTGATCACGGCTGCACAGGCCCGGTCTTGAGACAGCTGTCTCGTCCGTCTTGCCCCGTCGGGTGAGCTGCCCGCCTCAAGGGACCGTGGCGACGTCCGTTAACCAGGCAGTCAACGATCAGAGCGAACCGCCGTGCCCTGCGCCGTCACCGTGTTTCATCATTTCCGCCGTGTCCTGCTCGTCGCCGTCGTCCTGGTGGGCAGCGGCGTGCCTGCGCAGGCCGCCAAGGTCACGATCAAGGCCGGCGACGGATCGGGCAATGCGCTGGACAGCGTCGTCGTGTCGCTGGTTCCGGTTGCGCGAGCCGCCCTGCCCGCCGCCAGACCGGCGCAGATCGAGCAGCGCGACAAGACCTTTCTGCCGGCGATCAGCGTCGTGCAGACCGGTACCGCGATCGAGTTTCCGAATAACGACACGGTGCGCCATCACGTCTATTCCTTCTCGGCGGCCAAGGTTTTCGAGCTGAAACTTTACGCCGGCAAGCCGGAAAAGCCGGTGGTGTTCGACAAGCCGGGCGTCGTCGTGCTGGGCTGCAACATCCACGACAAGATGGCGGCTTACGTCGTCGTGGTCGATACGCCGTGGTCGGCGATCTCTCAGACCGACGGCCTGGCCCGCATCGCCGACGTGCCGGTCGGCGACTACCAGCTTCAGCTGTGGCACCCGCGCCGCCTCGGCATGCCCGACATTCCGCCGCGGCCGCTGCGCATCGCCGGTGACCAGACCGAAGTGGTCAAGGTCGAACTGAGGCCCTGAGTCGATGGGTTTCAGCCTCAAATGGAAGATCGCGGCCTGGTGCGCTGCACTGCTGCTGGTCACGCAGATCGGCGGCCTGATGCTGTTCGGCCAGATCGGTCGCGGCAGTGCGATGGCCGATGCACAGACCGACCTGAAGACGGGTGACCGGGTGTTCGCGCGCCTGCTCGACGAGCGGGCGTCGCAGCTGACCCAGGCGGCGCGCGTGCTGGCGGCGGACTACGGCTTTCGCGAGGCGCTGCTCAGCCAGGACAGGGAAACGATCGAATCGGCGCTGGCGAACCACGGCGGGCGCATCCGTGCCGACGTGATGCTGCTGCTGGCGCTGGACGAGTCCATCGTCGCCAGCTCGTCCTTCAATCCGGGGCGCACGCCCGAGCGTCTGCGCCAGCTGATCGAAGGTGCGCGCAGCGGCGCACACAGTGGCGGCTTTGCGGTGGTGTCCGGAATGCTTTACCAGCTGGTCGTGGTGCCGGTGATGGCGCCGGTGCCGGTTGGCTGGGTGGTGATGGGCTTCAGCGTGGACAAGAGCCTGGCCAACGACCTGAAGGGGGTGACCGGCCTCGAAGTCAGTTTCGTGCGACGCAGTGGCGACAAGAGGTGGGTGCTGGCGACGAGCACCTTGGACGAGCCGCTGCAGAGCGCGCTGATCGGTGAGTTGTCCGCGAACGGCGCGCTGCAGGACGAGGCGTTGACGCTCGGCGATCGCGATTACGTCAGCCTGATGCACGCGATCGACGCCGGCCCGCAGCAGCAGGTCGGCGCCGTACTGCAACTGTCGCTGGAGCGCGCGCTGGCGCCGTGGAACCGGCTGTACCGTGACTGGACCGGGCTTACGCTGATCGGCACGCTGCTGGCGCTCGCCGTCAGTGCCTTCATGGGCCGTTCGATCGCCTCGCCGGTGGTCCGGCTGGCGGAATTCGCGCGCCGTGTCGAATCCGGCGAGTACAGCGCGCCACCGGCGGTGGCGCGCGGCGACGAGATCGGCCAGCTCGCCAATGCCTTCGTGCACATGACCGACGCCATTTCGCTGCGCGAAACGCGCATCAGCGAACTGGCCTACTACGATGTGCTGACCGGCCTGCCCAATCGCGCCTACTTCACCGAAAGGCTGGAAGAATCGCTGCGCGCAGCGGCCGCCGACAACGGCGACCTGGCCGTGGTGTGCCTGGACGTCGACCGTTTCAAGATGGTGAATGACACGCTGGGGCACGAACTGGGCGACCTGCTGCTGCGCGAGGTGGCGCGACGGCTGCGCGAAACGCTGCGCGACGTGCGCGATCAGGTGGCACGACTGGGTGGCGACGAGTTCGCGGTCATGCTGCCGGGCGCCGACGCGTCGAAGGCGCTGAGCGTGGCCCACCGCATCGCCGAAGCGATGAACCGGCCGATGAACCTCGACGGCCAGATGGTCGACGTCAGCGCCAGCATGGGTGTGTCGGCTTGTCCGGCGCACGGCAACGATGCGCAGTCGCTGCTGCGTCATGCCGACGTCGCCATGTATCTGGCCAAGCGTCACAACACGATGGCCGAAATCTACGACCCCAGGCATCACGACCAGAACGTCGAGCGGCTGTCGCTGCTGAGCGAGCTGCGGCTGGCGGTCGAGCGCGACGAACTGGTGCTCTATTACCAGCCCAAGGTGTCGACCGCGCCGGACGCGGTTCATCACGTCGAGGCGCTGGTGCGCTGGATACACCCGACGCGCGGTTTCGTGCCGCCTTTCGAGTTCATCCCCTTCGCCGAGCAGACCGGCTACATCAAGGCGATCACGCTGTGGGTGATGAACGCGGCGATCCGCCAGTGCGGGCAGTGGCTGCGGCAGGGGCTGGAGGTGAACGTGTCGCTGAACATTTCCGCACGCGACCTGCTGAACCCGGAACTGCCGGCGCTGTTCGCGGGCATGCTGGAATGCCATGGCTGTCCGGCACGCCTGATCACGCTCGAAATCACCGAGAGCGCGGTGCTCGATGATCCGCTGCGCGCGCTGGCCAATCTGCAGGTGCTTCGCGAGACCGGCTGTGCGCTGTCGATCGACGACTACGGCACCGGCTACTCGTCGCTGTCCTACCTGCGGCAGATGCCGGTCAGCGAAATGAAGATAGACCGCAGTTTCGTGATGCACCTGCTCGACAATCCGAACGACGAAATCATCGTACGTTCGACAATCGAACTGGCGCACAACATGGGTCTGAAGGTGACGGCCGAGGGGGTCGAGAGCGAAGGCGTGCTGGAGAGGCTGCGCCTGCTCGGCTGCGATCTCGCCCAGGGCTATCTCATCAGCAAGCCGATTCCGGCCGAAGCCCTTGAAAAATGGTTCCGCGAGTCGCACTGGGCGCAGGGCGCGGCCGGGTCCTCTGCTGCCGCCGTGATGTTGGACGAGCCGGTCGGCAGGGCTGCCACCCGGACCGTCGCAGTCTGAGTATTTCCGTGTCGTGGTTGCCGGCCCGATACATGCTTCAGGTTACAGTGTCGGGAACCTGCAGGAGCGAATAACAATGATGAAGCGTCACGGACCACTGGAAGTCATTACCCGCACGCCTCACGTCAGGTCGCGGCCGGTGCCGCTGCTGTTCGTGCATGGCGCCTACACGGCCGCCTGGTGCTGGGACGAGCACTTCCTGCCCTGTTTTGCCGAGGCCGGCTACGAGGCGCACGCGCTGTCGCTTTCCGGCCACGGCGGCAGCCCGGGGCGCGAGTACCTCGACCTGATCAGTCTCGACGATTACGTGCGCGACGTGCTCGAAGTGCTGGACCAGTTCGACACGCCGCCGGTGCTGATCGGGCATTCGATGGGCGGCATGGTGGTACAGAAGTGTCTCGAGCTGAGACAGGTGCCCGCTGCCGTGCTGATGGCGTCGGTGCCGCCGCAAGGCCTGTGGGCGTCGGCAGTTGGCCTGGTCATGCGCAAGCCGGACCTGATGTCGGAACTGAACAGCCTGCTGGCCGGCGGCGCGACCTCGCTCGACGCACTGCGCGAGGCCCTGTTCGCGCAACCGGTGTCGATGGAGCGCCTGCAGCAGATGGCCAGCCGCGTGCAGCCTGAATCGGCGCGGGTGATCTGGGACATGACGCTGTTCAACCTGCCGCAGCCGGCGCGCATGCATCGTCCGCCGTTGCTGGTGCTGGGCGCTGAGTGCGACCCCATCATTCCGCCGGCGCTGACCGAAATGACCTCGCGCGCGCTCGGTGTGCCGGCCCACGTCTTCCCGGGCATGGGACACGGCATGATGCTGGAGGCCGACTGGCGCAAGGTGGCGCAACGCATGCTCGACTGGCTGCCGGGCGCCCTGTCGGCGATGCAGCCAGAGGCCCAGGGCTGCAACGCCGGCGCCTGAATGGCTGACATCCGGTCCGTCACGCGACGGACCGAACGCCGGGGGTCACGAACCCCGGCGTCCCGGTGCGGCGTACCGCTGCAGATAGGCGAGGATGTCGGGCAGGCGCAGCTGCGGTTCGCCCGGCATCGCCCGCGAGCCGACCACGCGGTTCATCCA
The window above is part of the Methyloversatilis discipulorum genome. Proteins encoded here:
- a CDS encoding putative bifunctional diguanylate cyclase/phosphodiesterase, whose amino-acid sequence is MGFSLKWKIAAWCAALLLVTQIGGLMLFGQIGRGSAMADAQTDLKTGDRVFARLLDERASQLTQAARVLAADYGFREALLSQDRETIESALANHGGRIRADVMLLLALDESIVASSSFNPGRTPERLRQLIEGARSGAHSGGFAVVSGMLYQLVVVPVMAPVPVGWVVMGFSVDKSLANDLKGVTGLEVSFVRRSGDKRWVLATSTLDEPLQSALIGELSANGALQDEALTLGDRDYVSLMHAIDAGPQQQVGAVLQLSLERALAPWNRLYRDWTGLTLIGTLLALAVSAFMGRSIASPVVRLAEFARRVESGEYSAPPAVARGDEIGQLANAFVHMTDAISLRETRISELAYYDVLTGLPNRAYFTERLEESLRAAAADNGDLAVVCLDVDRFKMVNDTLGHELGDLLLREVARRLRETLRDVRDQVARLGGDEFAVMLPGADASKALSVAHRIAEAMNRPMNLDGQMVDVSASMGVSACPAHGNDAQSLLRHADVAMYLAKRHNTMAEIYDPRHHDQNVERLSLLSELRLAVERDELVLYYQPKVSTAPDAVHHVEALVRWIHPTRGFVPPFEFIPFAEQTGYIKAITLWVMNAAIRQCGQWLRQGLEVNVSLNISARDLLNPELPALFAGMLECHGCPARLITLEITESAVLDDPLRALANLQVLRETGCALSIDDYGTGYSSLSYLRQMPVSEMKIDRSFVMHLLDNPNDEIIVRSTIELAHNMGLKVTAEGVESEGVLERLRLLGCDLAQGYLISKPIPAEALEKWFRESHWAQGAAGSSAAAVMLDEPVGRAATRTVAV
- a CDS encoding methylamine utilization protein, giving the protein MFHHFRRVLLVAVVLVGSGVPAQAAKVTIKAGDGSGNALDSVVVSLVPVARAALPAARPAQIEQRDKTFLPAISVVQTGTAIEFPNNDTVRHHVYSFSAAKVFELKLYAGKPEKPVVFDKPGVVVLGCNIHDKMAAYVVVVDTPWSAISQTDGLARIADVPVGDYQLQLWHPRRLGMPDIPPRPLRIAGDQTEVVKVELRP
- a CDS encoding alpha/beta hydrolase — its product is MMKRHGPLEVITRTPHVRSRPVPLLFVHGAYTAAWCWDEHFLPCFAEAGYEAHALSLSGHGGSPGREYLDLISLDDYVRDVLEVLDQFDTPPVLIGHSMGGMVVQKCLELRQVPAAVLMASVPPQGLWASAVGLVMRKPDLMSELNSLLAGGATSLDALREALFAQPVSMERLQQMASRVQPESARVIWDMTLFNLPQPARMHRPPLLVLGAECDPIIPPALTEMTSRALGVPAHVFPGMGHGMMLEADWRKVAQRMLDWLPGALSAMQPEAQGCNAGA